In the genome of Gordonia rubripertincta, one region contains:
- a CDS encoding LLM class F420-dependent oxidoreductase: MKLGLQLGYWGADPIPNAPELIAVAEECGFDAVFTAESWGSDAYTPLAWWGAATSRIRLGTAVAQLSARPPTSLAMHALTLDHLSNGRHIVGLGVSGPQVVEGWYGEPFEKPLARTREYVQVVRDVLARTDKVTNAGPHYPLPYPADAPGATGLGKPLKPITHPLRADLPIWLGAEGPKNVAQTAEIADGWLAIFFSLGLADQYNSWLDEGFARPGARRSREDFEVAATVQVVITDDVASAIERYRPSTALYVGGMGAKEKNFHAELYKRMGYGEAVDEIVSLFLSGKKAEAMAAVPDEMVRETMLVGTADEVRAQIKEWEAAGVTMLMVTARDTDTIRELATLV, encoded by the coding sequence GTGAAGCTCGGTCTGCAACTCGGATATTGGGGTGCCGATCCGATCCCGAACGCGCCGGAGTTGATCGCGGTCGCGGAGGAATGCGGGTTCGACGCGGTGTTCACCGCGGAGTCCTGGGGATCGGACGCCTACACACCGCTGGCGTGGTGGGGCGCGGCGACGTCACGCATCCGGCTGGGTACCGCGGTGGCCCAGCTGTCGGCGCGTCCGCCGACGTCGCTGGCGATGCACGCGCTGACGCTGGATCACCTGTCGAACGGCCGGCACATCGTCGGACTCGGTGTCTCCGGGCCTCAGGTGGTGGAGGGCTGGTACGGCGAACCGTTCGAAAAACCACTTGCCCGCACCCGCGAATACGTCCAGGTGGTGCGTGACGTCCTCGCCCGCACCGACAAGGTGACCAACGCCGGGCCGCACTACCCGCTGCCCTATCCCGCAGACGCGCCCGGTGCCACCGGACTCGGCAAGCCGCTCAAGCCGATCACGCATCCGCTGCGCGCCGACCTCCCGATCTGGCTGGGCGCCGAAGGTCCGAAGAACGTCGCACAGACCGCCGAGATCGCCGACGGCTGGCTGGCCATCTTCTTCAGCCTCGGACTCGCCGATCAGTACAACTCCTGGCTCGACGAGGGCTTCGCCCGCCCGGGCGCCCGCCGCAGCCGTGAGGACTTCGAGGTCGCCGCCACCGTGCAGGTCGTCATCACCGACGACGTCGCGTCGGCGATCGAACGCTACCGGCCTTCGACCGCGCTGTACGTCGGCGGAATGGGCGCCAAGGAGAAGAACTTTCACGCCGAGCTGTACAAGCGGATGGGTTACGGCGAAGCGGTCGACGAGATCGTGAGTCTGTTCCTCAGCGGCAAGAAGGCCGAGGCGATGGCCGCGGTGCCCGACGAGATGGTCCGCGAGACGATGCTCGTCGGTACCGCCGACGAGGTCCGTGCACAGATCAAGGAGTGGGAGGCCGCGGGCGTCACCATGCTGATGGTCACCGCGCGCGACACCGACACCATCCGGGAGCTGGCGACGCTGGTGTAG
- a CDS encoding Zn-ribbon domain-containing OB-fold protein: MSVTSPAAGNPIASPVATVPEPKSPILTAPLINSFDYTRSLGPVLSQFALALRDGRIVGSKGSDGKVSVPPVEFDPVTGRPSTEIVEVSTVGTVTSWTWHDDPVPGQPLDKPFAWALIKLDGADTALLHAISVDSPSDISTGQRVHAVFSAARIGRIDDIAYFAPGENTDAAPENTAAAPKGADTGLVVIPTPVRTEITHSANEEESVYLEGLKAGKLIGTRIGSGVDEGRVYFPPRGVSPADGSPAVERVELAHTGIVTTFCIVNVPFQGQRIKPPYVAAYVLLDGADIPFLHLILDCEAADVRMGMRVKAVWLPEDEWEYSIGNISHFAPTGEPDAEYETYKDHL, translated from the coding sequence ATGAGCGTAACGTCTCCCGCCGCCGGCAACCCCATCGCCAGTCCCGTTGCCACGGTGCCCGAGCCGAAGTCCCCGATCCTGACCGCTCCCCTGATCAACTCCTTCGACTACACCCGGTCACTGGGCCCGGTGCTGAGCCAGTTCGCGCTCGCACTGCGCGACGGCCGGATCGTGGGGTCGAAGGGCAGCGACGGCAAAGTGTCTGTGCCGCCGGTCGAATTCGATCCCGTCACCGGACGGCCGTCGACGGAGATCGTGGAGGTCTCGACCGTCGGTACCGTCACCAGCTGGACCTGGCACGACGACCCGGTGCCGGGGCAGCCGCTGGACAAGCCGTTCGCCTGGGCGCTGATCAAACTCGACGGCGCGGACACCGCGCTGCTGCATGCGATTTCGGTCGACTCGCCGTCGGACATCTCGACCGGCCAGCGTGTACACGCGGTGTTCTCCGCGGCACGGATCGGCCGCATCGACGACATCGCGTACTTCGCGCCGGGTGAGAACACCGATGCCGCACCGGAGAACACCGCCGCGGCACCGAAGGGCGCCGACACCGGCCTCGTCGTCATCCCGACCCCCGTCCGGACCGAGATCACGCACTCCGCCAACGAGGAGGAGTCCGTCTACCTCGAGGGGCTGAAGGCAGGCAAGCTGATCGGCACCCGGATCGGTTCCGGCGTCGACGAGGGTCGCGTCTACTTTCCGCCCCGCGGGGTCAGCCCCGCCGACGGGTCGCCGGCCGTCGAACGCGTCGAACTCGCGCACACCGGCATCGTGACGACCTTCTGCATCGTCAACGTGCCGTTCCAGGGGCAGCGGATCAAACCGCCCTACGTCGCGGCGTACGTGCTCCTCGACGGCGCTGACATCCCCTTCCTCCACCTGATCCTCGACTGCGAGGCCGCCGACGTCCGAATGGGCATGCGCGTCAAGGCCGTCTGGCTCCCCGAGGACGAGTGGGAGTACTCGATCGGCAACATCAGCCACTTCGCACCCACCGGCGAACCCGACGCCGAATACGAGACCTACAAGGATCACCTCTGA
- a CDS encoding thiolase domain-containing protein translates to MTLPPIAIIGFAHSPNVEGTHGTTNGVEMLIPCFDKLYAELGIARTDIEFWCSGSSDYLAGRAFSFISAIDSIGAMPPINESHVEMDGAWALYEAWVKIATGEVDLALAYGFGKASAGNTDQTLALQTDPYTVAPLHPDARSLAALQARAGIEAGTWTEADMAAIGARTSGGSVDELLAAGYVANPLRPHDIAPYTDAAAAVVIASERKARELVANPAFVTGWDHRIDTPNFGARDLTVSPSTKLAGDTAFGDANRAVDVAEIHAPYSHQEIIVRNALELPDSVRINPSGGALAGNSLFSAGLQRIGYAAHEILSGNAGTAVAHATSGPLLQQNMVVTLSAQNNAGGGN, encoded by the coding sequence ATGACACTGCCGCCGATCGCGATCATCGGGTTCGCCCACAGCCCCAACGTCGAGGGAACCCACGGCACCACCAACGGTGTCGAGATGCTCATCCCCTGCTTCGACAAGCTCTACGCCGAACTGGGTATCGCCCGGACCGATATCGAGTTCTGGTGCAGCGGATCATCGGATTACCTTGCCGGACGCGCTTTCTCGTTCATCTCTGCGATCGACTCGATCGGCGCGATGCCGCCGATCAACGAGTCCCACGTCGAGATGGACGGTGCCTGGGCACTGTACGAGGCCTGGGTGAAGATCGCCACCGGCGAGGTCGACCTCGCCCTGGCCTATGGCTTCGGCAAGGCCTCCGCGGGTAACACCGACCAGACCCTCGCCTTGCAGACCGACCCCTACACGGTCGCGCCGCTGCACCCGGACGCCCGGTCGCTCGCGGCACTGCAGGCACGGGCCGGCATCGAGGCTGGGACCTGGACCGAGGCCGACATGGCCGCGATCGGCGCCCGCACCTCCGGCGGCTCCGTCGACGAACTGCTGGCGGCCGGCTACGTCGCGAATCCCCTGCGCCCTCACGACATCGCGCCGTACACCGATGCGGCCGCCGCGGTCGTCATCGCCAGTGAACGCAAAGCCCGTGAGCTGGTGGCCAACCCGGCATTCGTCACGGGTTGGGACCACCGCATCGACACCCCGAACTTCGGTGCCCGGGATCTCACCGTCTCGCCGTCGACGAAGCTCGCCGGTGACACCGCGTTCGGCGATGCGAATCGCGCCGTGGACGTCGCCGAGATCCACGCGCCGTACTCCCACCAGGAGATCATCGTGCGCAACGCCCTGGAGCTCCCCGATTCGGTGCGGATCAACCCGTCCGGCGGCGCGCTGGCCGGCAACTCGCTGTTCTCGGCCGGCCTACAGCGCATCGGCTATGCGGCCCACGAGATCCTCAGCGGCAATGCCGGGACGGCCGTCGCCCACGCGACGAGTGGTCCGCTGTTGCAGCAGAACATGGTGGTCACCCTGAGCGCTCAGAACAATGCGGGAGGCGGAAACTGA
- a CDS encoding thiolase domain-containing protein: MGHKNRAAVLGTGQTRYVAKRSDVTMAGMVREAIDAALIDSKVSLDDIDAIVIGKAPDLFEGSMMPELAMAEAIGAVGKRLIRVHTAGSVGGSTANVAASLVFAGVHKRVLAVAWEKQSESNAMWALSIPVPFTKPVGAGAGGFFAPHVRSYIRQSGAPEHIGAMVAAKDRRNGALNPLAHLHQPDQSVEKVMSSQMLWDPIRYDETCPSSDGACAVVIGDEQVADDAVAAGNPVAWIHATAMRTEPLSYAHRNVVSPQAGRDAAAALWKSGGISNPLDEIDVAEIYVPFSWFEPMWLENLGFAAEGQGWKLTESGDTEIGGRIPLNASGGVLSSNPIGASGMIRFAEAAIQVMSKAGDHQVDGARKALGHAYGGGSQYFSMWLVGADKPLH, encoded by the coding sequence ATGGGGCACAAGAACCGTGCGGCGGTCCTCGGTACCGGCCAGACCCGTTACGTCGCCAAACGATCCGACGTCACGATGGCCGGGATGGTCCGTGAGGCCATCGATGCGGCACTGATCGATTCGAAGGTCTCCCTCGACGACATCGATGCGATCGTCATCGGCAAGGCACCCGACCTCTTCGAGGGGTCGATGATGCCCGAACTCGCCATGGCCGAGGCGATCGGTGCGGTCGGCAAGCGCCTGATCCGCGTGCACACCGCCGGCTCGGTCGGCGGTTCGACGGCGAACGTGGCCGCCTCCCTGGTCTTCGCCGGCGTCCACAAGCGCGTGCTCGCCGTCGCATGGGAGAAGCAGTCCGAGTCCAATGCGATGTGGGCGCTGTCGATCCCGGTGCCGTTCACCAAGCCGGTCGGCGCCGGCGCGGGCGGCTTCTTCGCTCCGCACGTGCGTTCCTACATCCGCCAGTCGGGCGCTCCGGAGCACATCGGCGCGATGGTCGCGGCGAAGGATCGTCGCAACGGCGCCCTCAATCCCCTGGCGCACCTGCATCAGCCGGATCAGAGCGTCGAAAAGGTCATGAGCTCGCAGATGCTGTGGGACCCCATCCGTTACGACGAGACGTGCCCGTCCTCGGACGGGGCATGTGCGGTCGTGATCGGTGACGAGCAGGTCGCCGACGACGCGGTCGCCGCCGGCAATCCGGTCGCCTGGATTCACGCCACCGCGATGCGTACCGAGCCGCTGTCCTACGCACATCGCAATGTGGTGAGCCCGCAGGCCGGACGCGATGCCGCGGCCGCCCTGTGGAAGTCGGGTGGCATCAGCAACCCGCTCGACGAGATCGACGTCGCCGAGATCTACGTGCCGTTCTCCTGGTTCGAGCCGATGTGGCTGGAAAACCTCGGCTTCGCCGCCGAAGGTCAGGGCTGGAAGCTGACCGAATCCGGGGACACCGAGATCGGCGGCCGCATCCCGCTCAACGCCTCGGGTGGCGTGTTGTCCTCGAACCCGATCGGCGCGTCGGGCATGATCCGTTTCGCCGAAGCCGCGATCCAGGTCATGAGCAAGGCCGGCGACCACCAGGTCGACGGTGCCCGCAAGGCCCTGGGGCACGCCTACGGCGGTGGTTCACAGTACTTCTCGATGTGGCTCGTCGGGGCCGACAAACCGCTCCACTGA
- a CDS encoding carboxymuconolactone decarboxylase family protein: protein MRALHRIRHFIFAFGQAKRHRTDLIRHIGRRPLLAGATVGVETAMLLSNKMDPKLKDLAELKAAGMVSCEFCLDIGSVLATSSGVTEQQIRDLPRYRDSAAYSEIEKLVIAYAEAMTLTPAVGDDLADLRRRLAEHLTETQIVELAMTVAWENQRARLNQSLGVRPTGMSDGATCALPEPAS, encoded by the coding sequence ATGCGGGCGCTACATCGAATCCGACACTTCATCTTCGCGTTCGGGCAGGCGAAACGGCACCGCACCGACCTCATCCGGCACATCGGACGCCGTCCGCTGCTGGCCGGGGCGACGGTCGGGGTGGAGACCGCCATGCTGCTGTCCAACAAGATGGACCCGAAGCTGAAGGATCTCGCCGAGTTGAAGGCCGCCGGGATGGTGAGTTGCGAGTTCTGCCTCGACATCGGTTCGGTGCTGGCGACGAGTTCCGGCGTCACCGAGCAGCAGATCCGGGATCTGCCGCGATACCGGGACTCGGCGGCCTACAGCGAGATCGAGAAACTCGTCATCGCCTACGCCGAGGCGATGACCCTGACCCCGGCGGTGGGCGACGACCTGGCAGACCTGCGACGGCGCCTCGCTGAACACCTCACGGAGACGCAGATCGTCGAACTGGCGATGACCGTCGCCTGGGAAAACCAACGGGCACGGCTCAACCAGTCACTGGGCGTCCGTCCCACCGGAATGTCCGACGGCGCGACCTGTGCTCTGCCGGAACCGGCTTCGTAG
- a CDS encoding nuclear transport factor 2 family protein, giving the protein MTAAEEAPAYLNIDRENHPAVVAGRRSREFVESRDKQAWIDNFAPDAIVQDPVGPSMFDPEGVGFRGYDRISEFWDKSIAATESIEFRFDEEIICGNEVAYIGSIVTHIAGHVSEARGVFTYHADSEGRLSALRAYWEVEKTINSVRKA; this is encoded by the coding sequence GTGACCGCAGCTGAAGAGGCGCCCGCGTACCTGAACATCGACCGCGAGAACCATCCCGCGGTCGTGGCGGGGCGTCGTTCCCGAGAATTTGTGGAGTCCCGCGACAAGCAGGCGTGGATCGACAACTTCGCGCCGGACGCCATCGTCCAGGATCCGGTGGGCCCCTCGATGTTCGACCCGGAGGGTGTCGGATTCCGGGGGTACGACCGCATCTCGGAGTTCTGGGACAAGTCGATCGCAGCGACCGAGAGCATCGAGTTCCGCTTCGACGAGGAGATCATCTGCGGGAACGAGGTCGCCTACATCGGCAGCATCGTCACCCACATCGCAGGTCACGTCTCCGAAGCGCGCGGGGTGTTCACCTATCACGCCGACTCGGAGGGTCGCCTCTCGGCGCTCCGGGCCTACTGGGAGGTCGAGAAGACGATCAACTCGGTGCGCAAGGCCTGA
- a CDS encoding cytochrome P450: MTQAQSAPIGSEPTTADSARTSPSDVVGKCAFMEQEGWDFTNPDLLEQGIPVEEFAQLRKTAPVWWNAQAPGKGGGFHDGGYWVISKHAHVREISKNNDDWETNANGVIMRFEDDMTSEQIEITKALLINHDPPEHTRLRKLVSKLFTPRAVHSLEEKLDDAAREIVSRAAQKGSGDFVKDVAVDLPLLAIADLLGVPQEDREKLFDWSNSMMNADDPDYTTDPQQANAEILGYGYQMAEEKRRNPGEDIVTTLVNADIDGQHLDETEFGFFFILLTVAGNETTRNAISHGMNAFLDNPDQWELFKKERPATAVDEIVRWATPVNAFQRTAKRDTQIGGVDIKKGERVGMFYGSANYDEDVFDDPFSFNILRDPNPHVGFGGNGAHFCVGANLARMEINLMFNALADLVPDITKLDAPRRLRHGWINGVKELRVDYGTK; encoded by the coding sequence GTGACCCAGGCCCAGAGTGCCCCGATCGGCAGTGAGCCGACCACGGCGGATTCTGCGCGCACGAGCCCTTCCGACGTCGTCGGCAAGTGTGCGTTCATGGAGCAGGAGGGGTGGGATTTCACCAACCCGGACCTGCTCGAGCAGGGAATCCCAGTGGAGGAGTTCGCGCAGCTCCGTAAGACCGCACCGGTCTGGTGGAACGCCCAGGCGCCCGGCAAGGGTGGTGGCTTCCACGACGGCGGGTACTGGGTGATCTCCAAGCATGCCCACGTCCGCGAGATCTCCAAGAACAACGATGACTGGGAGACCAACGCCAACGGCGTGATCATGCGCTTCGAGGATGACATGACCTCGGAGCAGATCGAGATCACCAAGGCGCTGCTGATCAACCACGATCCGCCGGAGCACACCCGTCTGCGCAAGCTGGTCTCCAAGCTGTTCACTCCCCGTGCGGTCCATTCGCTCGAGGAGAAGCTCGACGACGCCGCTCGCGAGATCGTTTCGCGCGCAGCGCAGAAGGGGTCCGGCGACTTCGTCAAGGATGTTGCCGTAGACCTGCCGCTGCTGGCCATCGCCGACCTCCTCGGTGTTCCCCAGGAGGACCGCGAGAAGCTGTTCGACTGGTCGAACTCGATGATGAACGCCGACGATCCGGACTACACGACGGATCCGCAGCAGGCCAACGCCGAGATCCTCGGCTACGGCTACCAGATGGCCGAGGAAAAGCGTCGCAATCCGGGCGAGGACATCGTCACCACTCTCGTCAACGCCGACATCGACGGCCAGCATCTCGACGAGACGGAGTTCGGTTTCTTCTTCATCCTGCTGACCGTCGCCGGCAACGAGACCACGCGCAACGCGATCAGCCACGGCATGAACGCCTTCCTGGACAACCCCGACCAGTGGGAGCTGTTCAAGAAGGAACGTCCGGCGACCGCGGTCGACGAGATCGTCCGCTGGGCCACCCCGGTCAACGCCTTCCAGCGAACCGCCAAGCGCGACACGCAGATCGGCGGCGTCGACATCAAGAAGGGCGAGCGCGTCGGAATGTTCTACGGCTCGGCCAACTACGACGAAGATGTCTTCGACGATCCGTTCTCGTTCAACATCCTTCGCGACCCGAACCCGCACGTCGGCTTCGGCGGCAACGGTGCGCACTTCTGCGTCGGCGCCAACCTGGCACGCATGGAGATCAACCTGATGTTCAACGCGCTTGCCGACCTCGTCCCGGACATCACCAAGCTCGACGCACCGCGTCGTCTCCGCCACGGGTGGATCAACGGTGTCAAGGAACTCCGCGTCGACTACGGGACGAAGTGA
- a CDS encoding steroid 3-ketoacyl-CoA thiolase, translating into MGVPVIVEAVRTPIGKRAGWLSGLHAEELLGITQRGLIEKAGIDPALVEQVVGGCVTQAGSQAGNVSRKAWLSAGLPEHTGATTIDAQCGSAQQANHLIAGLIASEAIEVGIACGVETMTTVPLGANVGTNAGPYHADSWNVDLPNQFEAAERIARRRGITRADVDGLGERSQRLARQAWDEGRFDREILSFKAPERTKEGELTGNIIDVSRDQGLRETTLESLAALKPVLEGGIHTAGTSSQISDGAAAVLIMDEAKARALGLTPRARIKAQALVGSEPHFHLDGPVQATERVLSKSGMSLSDIDIVEINEAFASVVLSWAQVHNADMDRVNVNGGAIALGHPVGSTGSRLITTALHELERRDGQTALITMCAGGAMATGTILERI; encoded by the coding sequence ATGGGCGTTCCGGTCATCGTGGAAGCAGTACGCACGCCGATCGGCAAGCGTGCCGGGTGGTTGTCAGGCCTCCATGCAGAGGAGTTGCTCGGCATCACGCAGCGCGGTCTCATCGAGAAGGCCGGTATCGACCCGGCTCTCGTGGAGCAGGTCGTCGGCGGTTGCGTCACGCAGGCCGGGTCGCAGGCGGGCAATGTCTCCCGCAAGGCGTGGCTGTCCGCCGGGCTCCCCGAACACACCGGCGCCACGACCATCGACGCCCAGTGCGGATCGGCCCAGCAGGCCAACCACCTCATCGCCGGACTCATCGCCTCGGAAGCCATCGAGGTGGGCATCGCCTGCGGCGTGGAGACCATGACCACCGTGCCGCTCGGCGCGAACGTCGGTACCAACGCCGGCCCGTACCACGCGGACTCGTGGAACGTGGACCTCCCGAACCAGTTCGAGGCGGCCGAACGGATCGCCAGGCGCCGCGGGATCACCCGCGCCGATGTCGACGGACTCGGCGAGCGCAGCCAGCGCCTCGCCCGCCAGGCCTGGGACGAGGGCCGTTTCGACCGCGAGATCCTCTCGTTCAAGGCGCCCGAGCGGACCAAGGAGGGCGAGCTCACCGGCAACATCATCGACGTGAGCCGCGACCAGGGCCTGCGCGAGACCACCCTCGAATCCCTCGCCGCGCTCAAGCCCGTTCTCGAGGGAGGCATCCACACCGCCGGCACGTCGTCGCAGATCTCCGACGGCGCCGCCGCCGTGCTGATCATGGACGAGGCCAAGGCCCGTGCGCTCGGACTCACCCCGCGCGCCCGCATCAAGGCACAGGCGCTCGTCGGCTCCGAACCCCACTTCCACCTCGACGGCCCGGTCCAGGCGACCGAGCGTGTCCTGTCGAAGTCGGGAATGTCGTTGTCCGACATCGACATCGTCGAGATCAACGAGGCCTTCGCCTCGGTCGTGCTCAGCTGGGCGCAGGTCCACAACGCCGACATGGACCGCGTCAACGTCAACGGCGGCGCCATCGCCCTCGGACACCCCGTGGGCAGCACCGGTTCCCGCCTCATCACGACCGCACTGCACGAACTCGAGCGTCGCGACGGTCAGACCGCTCTCATCACGATGTGCGCGGGCGGCGCGATGGCCACCGGCACCATCCTCGAGCGCATCTGA
- a CDS encoding nitroreductase family deazaflavin-dependent oxidoreductase — protein MPLLDPDKKPAQLDSPIVGTLIKVGSRINTRLYKATGGRIGGTWRVGAGLKKPAPVCLLTTIGRKSGEPRTVPLVYLRRGDQFVVVASQGGSAKHPAWYLNLRDNPAVTIQLGKETFELTARTATEAERADVWPELVEVYADFDTYVAWTDRTIPVVICEPAQS, from the coding sequence ATGCCCCTCCTCGACCCGGACAAGAAGCCCGCACAACTCGATTCGCCGATCGTCGGCACCCTCATCAAGGTCGGCTCGCGGATCAACACGCGGCTGTACAAGGCAACCGGCGGCCGCATCGGCGGCACCTGGCGCGTCGGCGCGGGCCTGAAGAAGCCCGCGCCGGTGTGCCTGCTGACCACCATCGGACGCAAATCGGGTGAACCCCGGACGGTGCCGCTGGTCTACCTTCGTCGCGGCGACCAGTTCGTCGTCGTCGCGTCGCAGGGCGGCTCGGCGAAACACCCGGCCTGGTACCTCAATCTGCGCGACAATCCGGCCGTCACCATCCAGCTGGGCAAGGAGACCTTCGAGCTCACGGCGCGTACCGCCACCGAGGCCGAACGCGCCGACGTGTGGCCGGAACTGGTCGAGGTCTACGCCGACTTCGACACGTACGTCGCGTGGACGGACCGGACGATCCCGGTCGTCATCTGCGAGCCGGCGCAGAGCTAA
- a CDS encoding TetR/AcrR family transcriptional regulator: MRTHGWGGQVPVNDAEAVARILAATRTTIDRRGTATSIADVARELGVTRQTVYRYFSGTEELLSATALDAVGGLLERVMTRLAGMTSPDAAIVEGIAAVLEELAEDDYVGVLLRADKLSVPVVGGFTSDDARRFARTMVDRLEASWDDHGYDDAALDLIAEIVLRTLQSMVLDAMSHRTGAELRAVLDAWAGAAVRELARRG; encoded by the coding sequence ATGCGCACACACGGTTGGGGCGGCCAGGTCCCCGTCAACGATGCGGAGGCGGTTGCGCGCATCCTGGCGGCGACCCGCACGACCATCGACCGGCGCGGCACGGCCACCAGCATCGCCGACGTGGCACGCGAACTCGGGGTCACCCGGCAAACCGTCTATCGCTATTTCTCCGGCACCGAAGAGTTGTTGTCGGCGACCGCACTCGACGCCGTCGGAGGACTACTCGAACGCGTGATGACACGACTGGCGGGCATGACCTCACCCGACGCGGCGATCGTGGAAGGCATCGCCGCAGTGCTCGAGGAGCTCGCCGAGGACGACTACGTCGGCGTGCTACTGCGGGCCGACAAGCTGAGCGTTCCGGTGGTCGGCGGATTCACGTCCGACGACGCCAGACGATTCGCGCGGACGATGGTCGACCGGCTGGAGGCCAGCTGGGATGACCACGGTTACGACGACGCCGCGCTCGACCTCATTGCCGAAATCGTTTTGCGCACATTGCAATCGATGGTGCTCGACGCAATGTCGCACCGGACCGGCGCCGAGCTGCGCGCGGTCCTCGACGCCTGGGCCGGCGCCGCGGTACGGGAGCTCGCGCGACGGGGTTAG